Proteins from one Staphylococcus saprophyticus subsp. saprophyticus ATCC 15305 = NCTC 7292 genomic window:
- a CDS encoding DUF5011 domain-containing protein, with protein sequence MNKLIQSLSAIGVSATLVSPNLSAEATDNSIPELKGTNDTIIDKGEEYNLLNGVHAYDKEDGDLTHKIKVDGNVNINQAGKYKIEYKVEDSNGASSKSIRYIEVK encoded by the coding sequence ATGAATAAACTTATACAATCGTTATCAGCAATTGGCGTTTCTGCAACTCTTGTATCCCCAAACCTAAGTGCAGAAGCCACTGACAATTCAATTCCAGAGCTTAAAGGTACGAATGATACAATCATAGATAAAGGTGAAGAATATAATCTTTTAAATGGTGTACATGCATACGATAAAGAAGACGGCGATTTAACACATAAAATTAAAGTTGATGGTAATGTTAATATCAACCAAGCTGGAAAATACAAAATTGAGTATAAAGTGGAAGATTCAAACGGCGCATCAAGTAAATCGATACGTTATATAGAAGTTAAATAA
- the qoxA gene encoding cytochrome aa3 quinol oxidase subunit II, which translates to MSKFKSLLLLFGSLILLSGCSNVEVLNPKGPMASDSKFLIMYSIIFMLVIIAAVLILFTVFLYKYRIGNTDESGKMHHNSLLETIWFIIPVIIVIALAIPTVNSLYNYEEKPQKEDDPLVVYATSAGYKWFFSYPEEKIETVNHLTIPKDRPVVFKLQSMDMMTSFWIPQLGGQKYAMTGMTMDWTLTASEEGTFRGRNSNFNGEGFSRQTFDVNSVSQSKFEDWVKDAKKQKVLDQDTFDKQLLPTTENKNLTFSGTHLAFVDPAADPEYIFYAYDRYNFVQKDPNFNTEEERTADVLDKPDQPARKPEITNANYERHGMKAMILGNNEPYDSEFKDEESHNMDEMEKISEGAKDEKASKIEKKDHENGGGH; encoded by the coding sequence GTGTCAAAATTTAAGTCTTTGCTTCTACTCTTTGGCTCGCTAATTTTACTTAGTGGCTGTTCTAACGTAGAAGTTTTAAACCCAAAAGGGCCGATGGCAAGTGATTCGAAGTTTTTGATTATGTATTCAATTATCTTCATGCTTGTTATTATTGCCGCTGTACTTATTCTATTCACAGTTTTTCTATATAAATATAGAATTGGAAACACTGATGAATCAGGTAAGATGCACCACAATTCTTTATTAGAAACAATTTGGTTTATTATTCCAGTAATTATTGTAATTGCATTAGCTATTCCAACAGTTAATTCACTTTATAATTACGAGGAAAAACCACAGAAAGAAGACGATCCACTTGTTGTTTATGCTACAAGTGCTGGTTATAAGTGGTTCTTTAGTTATCCTGAAGAGAAAATCGAAACAGTTAACCATTTAACTATTCCGAAAGATCGCCCAGTTGTCTTCAAACTCCAATCAATGGATATGATGACAAGTTTCTGGATTCCACAATTAGGTGGTCAAAAATATGCGATGACAGGTATGACTATGGACTGGACTTTAACAGCTAGTGAAGAAGGTACGTTCCGTGGACGTAACTCAAACTTCAATGGTGAAGGCTTCAGTCGTCAGACATTTGATGTGAATTCAGTAAGCCAAAGCAAATTCGAGGATTGGGTAAAAGATGCCAAAAAACAAAAAGTATTGGATCAAGATACATTTGATAAGCAACTTTTACCAACTACTGAAAACAAAAATTTAACTTTCAGTGGTACGCATTTAGCATTTGTTGATCCTGCAGCAGACCCTGAGTATATTTTCTATGCTTATGATCGTTATAATTTCGTTCAAAAAGATCCAAACTTTAACACTGAAGAAGAACGTACAGCAGATGTGTTAGATAAACCAGATCAACCTGCACGTAAGCCGGAAATCACAAATGCTAACTACGAACGTCATGGAATGAAAGCCATGATTTTAGGCAATAATGAACCATATGATAGTGAATTCAAAGATGAAGAATCACATAATATGGATGAAATGGAAAAAATCTCTGAAGGTGCTAAAGATGAAAAAGCATCTAAAATTGAGAAAAAAGACCATGAAAATGGAGGTGGACATTAA
- the qoxB gene encoding cytochrome aa3 quinol oxidase subunit I produces the protein MNFPWDQLLVQGNWMITMGQIGAPFAVIAVIAVISYFKLWKYLYREWFTSIDHKKIGAMYLICAVLMFVRGGIDALMMRTQLAIPDNTFLEGNHYNEVFSTHGVIMIIFMAMPFIFGLWNVVVPLQIGARDVAFPVLNNVSFWLFFSGMILFNLSFIVGGSPAAGWTNYAPLAGEFSPGPGVNYYLIAIQISGIGTLMTGINFFVTILRCKTPTMKFMEMPMFTVTTFITALIVILAFPVLTVTLALFTTDRIFDTAFFSVANGGMPMLWANFFWVWGHPEVYIVILPAFGIYSEIIPTFARKRLFGHQSMVWATAGIAFLSFLVWVHHFFTMGNGALINSFFSISTMLIGIPTGVKIFNWLFTLYKGRVTFESPMLFALGFIPNFLIGGVTGVMLSMAAADYQYHNTYFLVAHFHYTLVAGVVFACLGALIFWWPKMTGFKLNETLNKWCFWLFMIGFNVCFIPQFILGLDGMPRRLYTYMPEDGWWLLNAISTVGALLMALGFMFLVASIVYSFFKAPREATGDNWDGLGRTLEWATAGAMPPKYNFAITPDWNDYDTFVDMKEHGRHYLDNHNYTDIHMPNNTPVGFWMGILFTIGGFFLIFETLVPAIICLIGIFATMVYRSFQIDHGYHIPASEVAETEKRLRDARIKEREAVSHES, from the coding sequence ATGAATTTTCCATGGGATCAATTACTCGTTCAAGGTAACTGGATGATAACAATGGGACAAATTGGTGCTCCTTTCGCAGTTATTGCCGTAATCGCAGTAATTAGCTATTTCAAATTATGGAAATATCTATACAGAGAATGGTTCACATCTATTGACCATAAAAAAATTGGTGCAATGTACTTAATCTGTGCGGTATTAATGTTCGTACGTGGTGGTATTGACGCGCTAATGATGCGTACGCAATTAGCCATTCCAGACAATACATTTTTAGAAGGAAACCATTATAATGAAGTCTTTAGTACGCACGGCGTAATAATGATTATCTTTATGGCTATGCCTTTCATCTTTGGTTTATGGAATGTTGTCGTACCACTACAAATTGGTGCGCGTGACGTTGCATTCCCTGTATTAAATAACGTAAGTTTCTGGTTATTCTTCTCAGGTATGATTTTATTCAACCTTTCATTTATAGTCGGAGGCTCACCTGCAGCTGGTTGGACAAACTACGCACCACTCGCAGGAGAATTCAGTCCAGGACCTGGTGTCAACTATTACTTAATAGCGATACAAATTTCCGGTATTGGTACACTGATGACTGGTATTAACTTCTTTGTTACTATACTTAGATGTAAAACACCAACAATGAAATTTATGGAAATGCCAATGTTTACGGTTACGACTTTCATTACAGCATTAATCGTTATCTTGGCTTTCCCAGTATTAACAGTTACATTAGCGCTATTTACAACTGATAGAATTTTCGACACAGCATTCTTCTCAGTTGCAAATGGTGGTATGCCAATGCTTTGGGCTAACTTCTTCTGGGTATGGGGGCACCCTGAAGTGTATATCGTTATCTTGCCAGCATTCGGTATCTACTCTGAAATTATTCCGACATTTGCACGTAAACGCCTATTCGGACATCAAAGCATGGTCTGGGCGACTGCAGGTATCGCATTCTTAAGTTTCTTAGTTTGGGTTCACCATTTCTTCACAATGGGTAATGGTGCATTAATTAACTCATTCTTCTCAATTTCAACCATGTTAATTGGTATACCAACTGGTGTTAAAATCTTTAACTGGTTGTTCACGCTTTATAAAGGGCGTGTTACCTTCGAATCTCCAATGCTATTCGCATTAGGGTTCATACCGAACTTCTTAATCGGTGGGGTAACAGGTGTTATGCTTTCAATGGCGGCAGCAGATTATCAATATCATAATACTTACTTCTTAGTAGCGCATTTCCACTATACGCTAGTAGCTGGTGTAGTATTTGCCTGTCTTGGAGCTTTAATATTCTGGTGGCCTAAGATGACTGGCTTCAAGTTAAACGAAACATTAAACAAATGGTGTTTCTGGTTATTCATGATCGGATTTAACGTTTGTTTCATACCACAATTCATCCTTGGATTAGATGGTATGCCACGTCGTTTATACACTTATATGCCAGAAGATGGTTGGTGGTTACTAAACGCAATCTCAACTGTCGGTGCCCTATTAATGGCATTAGGATTTATGTTCTTAGTTGCAAGTATCGTATACAGCTTCTTCAAAGCACCACGTGAAGCAACTGGCGACAACTGGGATGGTTTAGGACGTACTTTAGAATGGGCAACTGCTGGAGCAATGCCACCTAAATACAACTTTGCTATCACACCAGACTGGAATGACTATGACACATTTGTAGATATGAAAGAACATGGTCGTCATTATTTAGACAACCATAACTATACAGATATCCATATGCCAAATAATACTCCTGTTGGATTCTGGATGGGAATTCTCTTCACTATTGGTGGATTCTTCCTTATCTTTGAAACACTCGTTCCAGCTATTATTTGTTTAATTGGTATCTTCGCAACTATGGTTTACCGCAGTTTCCAAATCGACCATGGTTATCATATACCAGCGTCTGAAGTTGCTGAAACTGAAAAACGTTTACGTGATGCACGTATAAAAGAAAGGGAGGCTGTAAGTCATGAGTCATGA
- the qoxC gene encoding cytochrome aa3 quinol oxidase subunit III: MSHDANTIDQRSHEGNLNKLGFWVFLTAEFSLFGTLFATLLTLQHGGDYAGKMTTELFELPLVLIMTFALLISSYTCGIAIYYMRKEKEKLMLIWMIITVLLGMVFVGFEIYEFAHYVHEGVNLTIGSYWSSFFILLGTHGAHVSLGIVWIICLLIQVAMRGLNKDNAPKLFIVSLYWHFLDVVWIFIFTAVYMIGMVFSG; the protein is encoded by the coding sequence ATGAGTCATGATGCAAACACAATTGATCAACGTTCGCATGAAGGTAATTTAAATAAACTTGGCTTTTGGGTATTCCTTACAGCAGAATTCTCATTATTCGGTACGTTATTCGCAACATTATTAACACTTCAACACGGTGGCGATTATGCTGGAAAAATGACGACTGAATTGTTTGAATTACCATTAGTTTTAATTATGACATTTGCATTATTAATTAGTTCTTATACATGTGGTATTGCAATTTACTATATGAGAAAAGAAAAAGAAAAATTAATGCTGATTTGGATGATTATCACTGTATTACTTGGTATGGTATTCGTAGGCTTCGAGATTTATGAGTTTGCGCACTACGTACATGAAGGTGTTAATCTAACTATCGGTTCTTATTGGTCTAGTTTCTTTATTCTATTAGGAACACATGGTGCCCACGTGTCATTAGGTATTGTTTGGATTATTTGCCTATTAATTCAAGTAGCAATGCGCGGATTAAATAAAGACAATGCTCCTAAATTATTTATAGTTAGTTTATACTGGCACTTTTTAGATGTTGTATGGATTTTCATCTTCACTGCCGTATATATGATAGGGATGGTGTTTAGCGGATGA
- the qoxD gene encoding cytochrome aa3 quinol oxidase subunit IV codes for MNTIVKHTVGFIASIVLTILAVFVTLYTSMALNAKITIIFGFAFIQAAVQLLMFMHLTESKDGNLQTFKVLFAIIITLITVIGTYWVMQGGHSSHL; via the coding sequence ATGAATACAATAGTAAAACATACTGTAGGTTTTATCGCCTCAATCGTTTTAACGATCTTAGCTGTATTTGTAACTTTATACACATCTATGGCACTTAATGCTAAGATTACCATCATCTTTGGTTTTGCTTTTATACAAGCTGCAGTTCAATTATTAATGTTCATGCACTTAACTGAAAGTAAAGATGGTAATTTACAAACCTTTAAAGTTTTATTTGCGATTATCATTACTTTAATTACTGTTATCGGTACTTATTGGGTAATGCAAGGTGGACACTCAAGCCACTTATAA
- the rihC gene encoding ribonucleoside hydrolase RihC, with amino-acid sequence MKQPIIIDSDPGIDDAAAISIALNHPNFDLRMITTVNGNVGIEKTTANALKLKRFFSSTVPVHRGSSQPLLSEIVDASAVHGESGMEGYDFPKINYNDLSSTHAVEAMRKELQSSEDPITLIPIGPLTNIALLLSTYPEVKDYIKEIVLMGGSAARGNVTPLAEFNIYCDPEAAHIVFNSGLPITMVGLDVARSSTLSHATVNELQSLNKTGDMLHQLFKHYKGDDFEKGINVYDAYTILYLLHPEKFDVKEADVQIETTGTLTKGATVTDFNTHFPNCSVVMSIETNDFKKLFIEALKYCI; translated from the coding sequence ATGAAACAACCTATTATCATAGATTCAGATCCTGGAATTGATGATGCTGCTGCGATTAGCATTGCATTAAATCATCCTAATTTTGATTTGCGAATGATTACTACAGTTAATGGAAATGTAGGTATTGAAAAAACAACTGCGAACGCTTTGAAACTTAAACGTTTTTTCTCGAGTACCGTTCCTGTACATAGAGGTTCCTCTCAACCATTATTATCAGAAATCGTAGATGCTAGTGCAGTACATGGTGAATCTGGGATGGAAGGATATGATTTTCCTAAGATTAATTACAATGATTTATCATCCACTCATGCTGTAGAAGCCATGCGCAAAGAACTTCAATCAAGTGAAGACCCTATTACTTTAATACCAATAGGACCTTTAACAAATATTGCCCTATTACTCTCAACCTATCCAGAAGTAAAAGATTATATTAAAGAAATTGTATTAATGGGTGGTTCGGCAGCTCGAGGCAATGTCACACCATTAGCAGAATTTAATATTTATTGTGATCCAGAAGCAGCACACATTGTATTTAACTCTGGATTACCAATTACAATGGTTGGCTTAGATGTAGCTAGAAGTTCTACACTTAGTCACGCAACGGTGAATGAATTACAAAGTTTAAACAAAACCGGTGACATGTTGCATCAACTTTTCAAACATTATAAAGGCGACGATTTTGAAAAAGGAATCAATGTCTATGATGCATATACGATACTTTATTTATTACATCCTGAAAAATTTGATGTGAAAGAGGCAGATGTACAAATTGAGACCACTGGAACACTTACAAAAGGTGCAACTGTCACAGATTTTAACACGCACTTCCCTAACTGCTCAGTTGTTATGTCTATCGAAACAAACGATTTCAAAAAACTATTTATTGAAGCTTTAAAATACTGTATATAA
- a CDS encoding serine hydrolase domain-containing protein yields the protein MTTKILKKITIILIILLIVIIITIAYKLYHRSHQETPMVQNETKQETTNKQMGHLQTIVDNQNPQMMQINQYLEQVKFNGTAAVFENGQLKLNKGYGLQNIQENKQNQADTLYLIGSSQKFATGLMLKQLESENKINMNDSVTKYLPWFKMKQPITLNQLMLHKSGLFKYKASPNYKNLNEAVHAVQQKGIEPKFYNKNRYNDGNYLVLSRVIEEVTNKSYKKNFEDRISKPQHLNFTAFFDNSNFQAYMAKGYKKDGKSGKPLQQYPNVLEQYYGAGNLYMTPSDMGKLILGLQNNRILNSHISKPLIHESKTSKYPQPYRYGFYSFADKNRINGGFFGQVFTSYFNDKYIVILGTNYENSDVNNEQKIQHIYNQILKQGGPYNHVGKSY from the coding sequence ATGACAACAAAGATACTCAAAAAAATAACAATCATTTTAATTATATTATTAATAGTAATTATTATTACAATCGCCTATAAGCTATATCATCGTAGTCATCAAGAAACGCCAATGGTACAAAATGAGACGAAACAAGAAACTACGAATAAACAAATGGGACATTTACAGACTATTGTCGATAATCAAAATCCACAGATGATGCAGATTAATCAATATCTTGAACAAGTTAAATTTAACGGTACTGCAGCTGTGTTCGAAAATGGTCAACTCAAATTAAATAAAGGATACGGTTTGCAAAACATTCAAGAAAATAAACAGAATCAAGCAGATACTTTATATTTAATTGGATCTTCTCAAAAGTTTGCAACAGGATTAATGTTGAAACAATTAGAAAGCGAAAATAAAATTAACATGAACGATTCTGTAACTAAATATTTGCCATGGTTTAAAATGAAGCAGCCAATTACTTTAAATCAACTCATGTTGCATAAAAGTGGATTGTTTAAATATAAAGCTTCTCCAAATTATAAAAATTTAAACGAAGCGGTACATGCAGTTCAACAAAAAGGCATTGAGCCTAAATTTTACAATAAAAATAGGTACAACGACGGAAATTATTTAGTATTATCGCGTGTGATTGAAGAAGTGACAAACAAGTCGTATAAGAAAAATTTTGAGGATAGAATTTCAAAACCGCAACATTTAAATTTCACTGCATTTTTCGATAATTCAAATTTTCAAGCATATATGGCTAAGGGTTATAAAAAGGATGGTAAATCTGGCAAACCACTACAACAGTATCCCAACGTTTTAGAACAGTATTATGGGGCGGGTAATTTGTACATGACGCCGAGTGATATGGGAAAATTGATTTTAGGATTACAAAATAATAGAATATTAAACAGCCATATATCAAAACCACTGATACATGAGAGTAAGACGTCTAAATATCCTCAACCTTATCGCTATGGGTTTTATTCCTTTGCAGATAAAAATAGAATTAATGGTGGTTTTTTTGGTCAAGTTTTTACGTCATATTTTAATGACAAGTATATTGTAATCCTAGGAACTAATTATGAAAATAGTGACGTGAATAATGAACAGAAAATCCAACATATTTACAATCAGATTTTAAAACAGGGTGGACCTTATAATCATGTGGGTAAATCATATTAA
- a CDS encoding phospho-sugar mutase, translated as MKALWLENINESLVKDFYETQTEEEQNAGFEGVLSFGTAGIRSTFGLGPARLNAFTVRKVALGLAQYLNHNVDDASVVIHFDTRFLSKAFSQEMASVLANNGITAIISDNYKSTPELSFAVRHLQVNAGIMITASHNPKNYNGIKIYNEKGGQLLPEASEQLSEYINSIETPLNIEKGDFNAFVENGKIKYMSNEVTESYKKEVKSLVGSIDAHDAKVILTSLHGTSLPLVSDILTELDYHNFVIEKEQSEPNGNFPTVAIANPEDEAAFTLGKQLADKTDAQLIIATDPDADRLGFIERYGDNDFRYFNGNEIGLLLMKLRFQDLTEDSTPQYMIKSIVTSELAERLATSLNVEVNDVLTGFKFISDLIEHKQKDDDKQLLLAFEESHGYLAQPISRDKDAIQMVPLLVKYKNLLDKNGITFKETIEDIYENIGYFKDRTLAPTFEGKAGVKKIESIMSQFRNEQVFSICGMDVLKIEDYHVGEVRDMITGHTEKLTLPKTNLIRFIFENGFIALRPSGTEPKIKLYFSLEVENIDEITQQFEANYINNIV; from the coding sequence GTGAAAGCACTTTGGTTAGAAAATATAAATGAAAGTTTAGTAAAGGATTTTTACGAAACACAAACAGAAGAAGAACAGAATGCTGGTTTTGAAGGGGTCTTATCATTTGGTACTGCAGGTATTAGAAGTACATTTGGTTTAGGACCAGCAAGGTTAAATGCTTTTACAGTCCGCAAAGTAGCGCTAGGTTTAGCTCAATATTTAAATCATAATGTTGATGACGCATCTGTTGTCATACATTTTGATACAAGATTTTTATCAAAAGCATTTTCACAAGAGATGGCAAGTGTGTTGGCAAATAATGGTATCACAGCTATTATTTCAGACAATTATAAATCGACACCAGAATTATCCTTTGCCGTAAGACATCTACAAGTAAATGCAGGCATCATGATTACAGCAAGTCATAATCCTAAAAATTATAATGGTATAAAGATTTATAATGAAAAGGGTGGACAATTATTACCTGAAGCTTCAGAGCAATTAAGTGAATATATAAATTCAATTGAAACACCATTAAATATTGAAAAAGGTGATTTTAATGCGTTCGTAGAAAACGGTAAAATAAAATATATGTCGAATGAAGTAACAGAAAGTTATAAAAAAGAAGTTAAGTCATTAGTAGGATCAATAGATGCACATGACGCAAAAGTCATATTGACGAGTTTACATGGTACGAGCCTACCTTTGGTATCTGACATTTTAACTGAATTAGATTATCATAATTTTGTTATAGAAAAAGAACAGTCAGAACCTAATGGTAATTTTCCAACAGTAGCTATTGCTAATCCTGAAGATGAAGCAGCTTTTACACTTGGCAAACAGCTAGCAGATAAAACAGATGCACAGCTTATTATTGCAACTGATCCTGATGCGGATCGATTAGGATTTATAGAACGTTATGGTGATAATGATTTTAGATATTTTAATGGCAATGAAATAGGGCTATTATTAATGAAATTAAGGTTCCAAGATTTAACTGAAGATAGTACGCCGCAATATATGATCAAATCAATAGTTACGAGCGAGCTAGCAGAAAGGTTAGCAACATCTCTCAATGTAGAAGTTAACGATGTTCTGACAGGTTTTAAATTCATTTCAGATTTAATAGAACACAAACAGAAAGATGATGATAAGCAATTACTGCTTGCATTTGAAGAAAGTCATGGGTACTTAGCACAACCTATTTCAAGAGATAAAGATGCTATACAAATGGTACCATTATTAGTTAAATATAAGAATTTACTTGATAAAAACGGTATAACATTTAAGGAAACAATTGAAGATATTTACGAAAATATCGGTTATTTCAAGGACAGAACACTTGCGCCTACATTTGAAGGAAAAGCCGGTGTTAAAAAAATAGAAAGTATTATGTCGCAATTTAGAAATGAACAGGTATTTTCTATATGTGGTATGGATGTACTAAAAATTGAGGACTATCATGTTGGAGAAGTTAGAGACATGATAACAGGTCATACTGAGAAATTAACATTACCAAAGACAAATTTAATTAGATTTATTTTTGAAAATGGTTTTATTGCGTTAAGACCTTCTGGTACAGAGCCAAAAATTAAATTATATTTTTCACTTGAAGTTGAAAATATTGATGAAATTACACAACAGTTTGAAGCAAACTATATTAATAATATAGTTTAA
- a CDS encoding LCP family protein: MNKFLKYFLIFLSLVLVVVPIIFAIILLKSSQGAFESSFNDSDSSRKSNIRDSKVNPSKDPISILFLGIDDNSGREKNGQTAEKSRTDAMILSTFNADKEQIRMLSIPRDTISYIPKVGYYDKITHAHAYGGPTASMDSVEATLDLPVDYYVRINMEAFVDAVDELGGIKYDVPYNINEPNTNDTGKIKVKKGYQNLNGDEALAVARTRHQDSDLKRGQRQMDLIKKLFAKAQKADSFNKLDDVVEIVGKNAKHNLSYDEIKVLATSYLKDDIKIKSSQLEGDDDYLNGIYYYNPDIKNILSTTNMLRSDLDLPKIKDKDELLNQRVIDYYGTLVPLTELDDSLLTKSQKDSSEDENSNENQSNENDNSNSETNNAEDYNNQQQTDQFGNEQNNVNQPQNDSNQQQNDPNQQQIDPNQQQNAQEVPTNQY; this comes from the coding sequence ATGAATAAATTTTTAAAATATTTCTTAATATTTCTTTCATTAGTTCTTGTCGTTGTTCCAATTATTTTTGCGATCATATTGCTAAAATCTTCTCAAGGCGCTTTTGAGTCTTCCTTTAATGATAGTGATTCCTCTAGGAAGTCAAATATACGTGACTCTAAAGTAAATCCTTCAAAAGATCCTATATCTATCCTATTTTTGGGAATTGATGATAATAGTGGCCGTGAAAAAAATGGACAAACAGCTGAAAAATCTAGAACCGATGCAATGATATTATCTACTTTTAATGCAGATAAGGAACAAATTAGAATGTTAAGTATTCCGCGTGATACAATCAGCTACATACCAAAAGTTGGTTATTATGATAAAATTACGCATGCACATGCATACGGAGGCCCTACTGCTTCAATGGACTCAGTAGAGGCTACATTAGATTTACCAGTCGATTACTATGTCAGAATTAATATGGAAGCGTTTGTTGATGCAGTTGATGAATTGGGCGGCATTAAATATGACGTCCCTTACAACATTAATGAACCAAATACAAACGATACTGGTAAAATTAAAGTCAAAAAAGGCTATCAAAATCTTAATGGCGATGAAGCATTGGCTGTAGCTAGAACACGTCATCAAGACTCAGATTTAAAACGTGGTCAGAGACAAATGGATTTAATTAAAAAACTATTTGCAAAAGCACAAAAAGCAGACTCATTTAATAAACTAGATGATGTTGTTGAAATTGTCGGAAAAAATGCCAAACATAATTTAAGTTATGATGAAATAAAAGTACTTGCTACTTCTTATTTAAAAGATGATATAAAAATAAAAAGTTCACAACTTGAAGGTGACGATGATTATTTAAATGGCATTTATTACTATAATCCAGATATAAAAAATATCCTGTCAACGACAAATATGTTGCGAAGTGACTTAGATTTACCTAAAATTAAAGATAAAGATGAATTATTAAATCAACGCGTGATTGATTATTATGGTACACTCGTACCATTAACCGAGTTAGATGATAGTCTTCTAACGAAATCACAAAAAGATAGCTCGGAAGATGAAAATAGTAATGAAAATCAATCAAATGAGAATGACAATAGCAACTCAGAAACAAATAACGCTGAAGATTATAATAATCAGCAACAAACGGATCAGTTTGGTAACGAACAAAATAACGTGAATCAACCCCAGAACGATTCTAATCAACAACAAAATGATCCTAACCAACAGCAAATTGATCCAAACCAACAACAGAACGCTCAAGAAGTACCAACGAATCAATATTAA
- a CDS encoding DUF2538 family protein, translated as MSRKTYEKLAHVNGMFNVLEQQLIHSKDMALFRNEFFYVNHEHRENYEALRIYYKDSDLNPVVDGACYIVALPEIFEKVDVFESELPFTWVYDQNGITDTMKQISVPIQYLIAAALEVTDVNLFKPSGFTMGMNNWNIAQMRIFWQYTAIVRKEAQ; from the coding sequence ATGTCACGCAAAACTTATGAAAAACTAGCACATGTGAATGGCATGTTTAATGTTTTAGAGCAGCAATTGATTCACAGCAAAGATATGGCGCTATTCAGAAATGAATTTTTCTACGTTAATCATGAACATCGTGAGAATTATGAGGCCTTACGCATTTACTATAAAGATAGTGACCTTAATCCTGTAGTTGATGGTGCGTGTTACATCGTTGCACTCCCAGAAATATTTGAAAAAGTTGATGTTTTTGAATCTGAGTTACCATTTACTTGGGTATATGATCAAAATGGTATCACTGATACTATGAAGCAAATCAGTGTACCTATCCAATACTTGATTGCTGCAGCGTTAGAAGTAACCGATGTAAACCTATTCAAACCTTCTGGCTTTACCATGGGAATGAATAACTGGAATATTGCACAAATGCGTATTTTTTGGCAGTATACAGCAATCGTAAGAAAAGAAGCACAATAA
- a CDS encoding GNAT family N-acetyltransferase, producing the protein MFNIVTTPKMMDDALEIRKEVFVKEQGVPLENEIDQFEDVATHVIGYDSNHIPFATGRFRPVNDSVKIERVAVRATHRKSGYGQLLMQFLETSAKQQGYSKLALNAQYHAKSFYEALGYKSIGDIFMEENIEHIAMTKII; encoded by the coding sequence ATGTTTAATATTGTGACTACACCTAAAATGATGGACGATGCATTAGAAATTCGTAAAGAAGTATTTGTGAAAGAACAAGGTGTTCCATTAGAAAATGAAATTGATCAATTTGAAGACGTTGCCACTCATGTCATTGGTTATGATTCAAATCATATACCTTTTGCTACTGGAAGATTTCGTCCTGTAAATGATAGTGTAAAAATAGAACGTGTAGCTGTTAGAGCGACGCACCGTAAATCAGGATATGGTCAATTACTTATGCAATTTCTTGAAACATCTGCAAAACAACAAGGTTATAGTAAATTGGCGTTAAATGCACAATATCATGCCAAGTCCTTTTATGAAGCGCTTGGTTATAAATCTATTGGTGATATCTTTATGGAAGAAAATATCGAACACATTGCTATGACAAAAATAATTTAA